A single window of Nicoliella spurrieriana DNA harbors:
- a CDS encoding aminotransferase class I/II-fold pyridoxal phosphate-dependent enzyme: MDLSKIINSNIAGIEPEGISTFSQQIAGTPDLIKLTVGEPDFKTPEHIKAAAIKAINTDQTHYTAPEGAIETRRAASDFLAKKYDVHYEPESEIVITIGVSEAILDVYLALLNPGDEILIPAPAFPVYAGAVQVAGGKVVFIDTSNDGFKLTADKLAETLQHHPNAKGLILTCPNNPTGRTYSEAELKAIADVVKNYDTIVISDEIYSEITYGGQHHSFAKYLRDQTIVFNGLSKSHAMTGWRLGVIFAPAPLMKQLKKVHLFNTYNISAFIQAAAIEAFTNGINDAAPMRDVYKQRRDLVTSALASVGISVVNPEGAFYIFAKVPDNFDGTSVDFCLALARDAHVGVVPGSAFGPGGEGYFRISYAASFDDLTESMNRIKSFLAVKND; the protein is encoded by the coding sequence ATGGATTTATCAAAAATTATCAACAGTAATATTGCTGGAATCGAGCCAGAGGGAATTTCTACATTTAGTCAACAGATTGCTGGCACCCCCGATTTAATCAAATTAACGGTCGGGGAACCAGACTTTAAGACCCCTGAACACATTAAAGCAGCTGCTATTAAAGCCATCAATACCGATCAAACCCACTACACAGCCCCAGAAGGTGCAATTGAAACCAGACGGGCTGCATCTGATTTTCTAGCTAAGAAATACGATGTCCATTATGAACCTGAGTCAGAGATCGTTATCACAATCGGGGTTAGCGAGGCCATCTTAGATGTTTATCTAGCACTGTTGAACCCTGGCGATGAAATCTTGATACCAGCCCCAGCCTTTCCGGTGTACGCCGGAGCAGTTCAAGTGGCTGGTGGTAAGGTCGTTTTCATTGATACTTCCAATGACGGCTTCAAGCTTACCGCTGATAAACTAGCCGAAACGTTGCAACACCATCCAAATGCAAAGGGATTAATTCTTACATGTCCCAATAATCCAACGGGCCGGACGTATAGTGAAGCTGAATTAAAGGCCATTGCGGATGTCGTTAAAAATTATGACACCATCGTCATTAGTGATGAAATCTATAGTGAAATTACCTATGGTGGTCAACACCATTCGTTCGCTAAGTACCTGCGCGATCAAACAATCGTCTTTAACGGACTATCAAAATCACATGCAATGACCGGGTGGCGATTAGGGGTTATCTTTGCCCCAGCTCCACTTATGAAGCAACTTAAAAAAGTCCATTTATTTAATACCTATAACATTTCAGCATTTATTCAGGCCGCTGCCATCGAGGCATTCACCAACGGGATTAACGATGCAGCTCCAATGAGGGATGTTTATAAACAACGCCGTGACTTAGTAACTAGTGCGTTAGCATCGGTAGGCATCAGCGTTGTTAATCCGGAAGGGGCATTTTACATTTTTGCAAAGGTTCCGGATAACTTTGATGGCACTAGCGTTGATTTTTGCCTGGCACTGGCGCGAGATGCTCACGTTGGTGTGGTTCCTGGTTCAGCATTCGGCCCTGGTGGTGAAGGATACTTCAGAATCAGTTACGCAGCTAGTTTTGATGATCTAACGGAGTCAATGAACAGAATCAAGTCCTTTTTAGCAGTTAAAAACGACTAA
- a CDS encoding C39 family peptidase, which produces MNMNKSLLVTALIAPLAVISINYPNQAKVAHADSPTVINNQSKINLTQSSAQDSGSSAATNSSQSAASSASSNVPSSSAESTASSNQNNASSQANQQTPTNNGNPPSKHPKPIRHKYNQIIKSQRVNYSKIVQRKTNTYRSGAYNTQKASIKAFSNTSNLRGKWVQVSAIEKTKTGTYAHIFHNGNDRGWINQAAFANSAFKLNNVPLIKQRPQLPTGCEITAVTMMINYATGKKYRKTFMANKMPRSSNPDKGFIGSPYSKSGWYIYPPALMKLVRHYIGTSVNLTGKSTNYLKHYLQKHSHPIVIYVANVDGFPNHALTVTGFTKDRIYYNDPWLGTRTSMSISAINIHRRHDKMRAITY; this is translated from the coding sequence ATGAATATGAACAAAAGTTTATTAGTAACTGCTTTAATTGCCCCGTTAGCAGTTATTTCCATTAACTACCCTAATCAGGCTAAGGTGGCGCATGCTGATAGTCCTACCGTTATCAATAACCAAAGTAAGATTAACCTTACCCAATCTTCGGCGCAAGATAGTGGTAGTTCAGCCGCAACGAACTCGTCACAAAGTGCAGCAAGTAGTGCTAGTTCAAATGTTCCCAGTAGTTCAGCTGAAAGTACCGCAAGTTCCAACCAGAACAATGCTAGCTCGCAAGCTAACCAGCAAACGCCAACCAATAATGGGAATCCACCTAGTAAACACCCTAAACCCATCAGACATAAGTACAATCAGATCATTAAATCCCAACGGGTAAATTATTCTAAAATCGTTCAACGAAAAACGAATACTTATCGAAGTGGCGCTTATAATACCCAAAAAGCATCAATCAAGGCCTTTTCAAATACTAGCAATTTACGTGGCAAATGGGTCCAGGTAAGTGCTATTGAAAAGACTAAAACTGGTACTTATGCCCATATTTTCCATAACGGTAACGACAGGGGCTGGATTAACCAAGCTGCCTTCGCCAATTCGGCATTTAAGTTAAATAACGTGCCATTAATTAAGCAACGCCCACAACTACCAACCGGGTGTGAAATTACCGCCGTTACCATGATGATCAATTATGCCACCGGTAAAAAATATCGTAAGACATTCATGGCTAATAAAATGCCGCGTAGTTCTAATCCTGATAAGGGCTTCATTGGGAGTCCGTATTCAAAATCGGGTTGGTACATCTATCCACCCGCCCTTATGAAGTTGGTTCGCCATTATATTGGAACTAGTGTCAATCTTACTGGTAAGTCAACTAACTACCTCAAACACTACCTTCAAAAACATAGTCATCCAATTGTAATTTACGTTGCTAATGTTGACGGATTTCCTAACCATGCTTTAACCGTCACTGGTTTCACCAAGGATCGAATCTATTATAACGATCCGTGGTTAGGCACTAGAACCAGCATGTCGATTTCGGCCATCAACATTCATCGTCGTCATGATAAAATGAGAGCAATTACTTACTAA
- a CDS encoding DUF5776 domain-containing protein — MKRTIITMVLSGLLMGWMSMINPVIKADRGNVVKTLHKINIYSSPKFSNAKVLGSYAKHKRVMFSKLVSVGGMTRFQLENGHYITANKRYVELLK; from the coding sequence ATGAAACGAACTATAATTACCATGGTCTTGAGTGGGTTATTAATGGGTTGGATGTCAATGATTAATCCGGTTATAAAAGCAGATCGTGGGAACGTAGTCAAAACACTACATAAAATCAACATTTATAGTAGTCCTAAATTTAGCAATGCTAAGGTTTTAGGTAGTTACGCTAAACATAAACGGGTTATGTTTAGCAAATTGGTATCAGTTGGTGGGATGACTAGATTTCAATTGGAGAATGGTCACTACATTACTGCCAATAAGCGCTATGTTGAGTTACTTAAATGA
- a CDS encoding putative polysaccharide biosynthesis protein, whose translation MNKKMLSGSFWLSFGSIISRVLGIVYLIPWLIMIGSYSNQLNAQAVFNASYTPYALLIAVGTAGLPSVIARQVASLNSRNRYLDGVYVTKLAFIIMVLAGLICGIALYILAPVIARNSPVQSVHQAVISIRMLVPAIIILPSMSMIRGWFQGHSDMKPYGISQLWEQLSRVLFIIISTFVIIKVLHYHYIIAVYFSVFGAFVGSLISYLYLFFYGHHQRGEYQRQLAKSEPRQLNNFTSTILGLWYASIPFVLVGSCITISQLIDQVFFKQVLVNANHLAADYVNYLYTVSSANPSKITTIIISLVTSVSETSLPLFSELHAKKQWTQINKLLLENYKLLLFFMLPIVIIAGFASGPIYTILFTHDSVGTYYLVQNIIQSIFLGLAINVLTLLQSLHASKKAVIYMTAGIMVKLILQLPMLKLFGASGAIIATDFAFLIILLLGYIKINTLYGVKLGSLVPILYTNSFLIIIMSIFFFTIQQWFQPVTRFGSFLYLAIYGLFFLLTYVLIANRTGTAKALFGEPISYRSINQR comes from the coding sequence TTGAATAAGAAAATGTTATCAGGATCGTTTTGGCTCTCCTTTGGTAGCATTATCTCCAGGGTCTTAGGCATCGTTTATCTAATTCCCTGGTTGATAATGATTGGAAGCTATAGCAATCAATTAAACGCCCAGGCGGTCTTTAACGCCTCATATACCCCATATGCACTGTTAATTGCGGTTGGAACTGCAGGATTACCATCGGTAATTGCCAGGCAGGTAGCATCACTGAACTCCAGGAATCGTTATTTAGACGGAGTTTACGTTACTAAACTCGCATTTATCATTATGGTCCTTGCGGGACTGATCTGTGGAATCGCCCTATACATTTTAGCACCGGTGATTGCCCGGAATAGTCCCGTTCAGTCAGTCCACCAGGCAGTGATATCCATCCGCATGTTAGTGCCAGCCATCATCATCCTACCGTCAATGAGTATGATTCGTGGCTGGTTTCAGGGCCATAGTGACATGAAGCCATACGGAATTTCACAGCTTTGGGAACAGCTGTCTAGGGTCTTGTTTATTATTATTTCGACCTTTGTTATCATCAAAGTCCTTCATTATCACTACATTATCGCAGTCTACTTTAGTGTGTTTGGGGCATTTGTTGGTTCATTAATTAGTTATTTATACCTCTTCTTCTATGGTCATCATCAAAGAGGGGAATATCAACGCCAGCTCGCTAAAAGTGAACCCCGGCAGTTAAATAACTTCACCTCAACTATTTTGGGATTGTGGTATGCATCAATTCCATTCGTGCTAGTGGGTTCATGTATTACAATTAGCCAATTGATTGATCAAGTCTTCTTTAAACAGGTACTAGTAAACGCTAATCATCTTGCAGCTGACTACGTCAACTACCTGTACACTGTCTCATCTGCTAACCCTAGTAAAATCACTACCATTATCATTTCATTAGTAACGTCCGTCTCTGAAACTAGTTTACCGCTATTTTCAGAATTACATGCTAAAAAGCAGTGGACTCAGATTAACAAGCTGTTATTAGAAAACTATAAGCTACTGTTATTCTTTATGTTACCGATTGTAATTATTGCCGGTTTTGCTTCTGGACCCATTTATACGATTCTATTTACCCATGATTCGGTTGGGACCTATTATTTAGTTCAAAATATCATTCAAAGCATCTTCTTAGGGCTAGCAATTAATGTATTAACATTACTGCAATCGCTCCATGCAAGCAAAAAGGCGGTTATTTATATGACCGCTGGCATCATGGTCAAGTTAATCTTACAACTACCAATGCTTAAGCTCTTTGGTGCTAGTGGTGCCATTATCGCTACTGACTTTGCATTTTTGATAATTTTATTGCTAGGTTACATTAAAATAAACACCCTCTATGGAGTCAAGTTGGGTTCATTAGTTCCTATTTTATACACGAACTCGTTCTTGATCATTATCATGAGCATCTTCTTTTTTACCATTCAACAATGGTTCCAACCAGTTACTAGATTCGGTAGTTTTTTATATTTAGCAATTTATGGACTCTTCTTCCTACTAACATACGTACTAATTGCCAATCGAACTGGAACTGCCAAAGCGTTATTTGGAGAACCGATTAGTTATCGTTCCATTAATCAGCGTTAA
- a CDS encoding methylated-DNA--[protein]-cysteine S-methyltransferase — translation MNYQYVYETQIGPVTMLSDDRYLLGLWLKNQRYFGADYNLDAALTKLTVPIEAAINWLDDYFAGNHPDVKMVPLNPVTTSFRKQVFNELLMVPYGQTITYAAIAEAIQNDASKSKNLARAVGGAVGHNPIALIIPCHRVIGSDGQMTGYAGGIPNKRFLLNFEQST, via the coding sequence ATGAATTATCAATATGTTTATGAGACCCAAATTGGTCCAGTGACCATGTTAAGTGATGATCGATATTTATTGGGCCTTTGGCTTAAGAATCAACGATATTTTGGGGCTGATTATAATTTAGATGCAGCTTTAACCAAATTAACGGTTCCAATTGAGGCTGCAATTAATTGGTTGGATGATTACTTTGCTGGCAATCATCCTGATGTTAAAATGGTGCCACTAAATCCTGTCACGACTAGTTTTCGCAAGCAGGTCTTTAACGAATTACTAATGGTGCCGTATGGACAAACCATTACCTACGCTGCCATTGCTGAAGCGATTCAAAATGATGCATCAAAATCTAAAAATTTGGCTAGGGCGGTCGGTGGAGCTGTTGGACATAATCCAATTGCGCTTATCATCCCTTGTCATCGGGTTATTGGTAGCGATGGCCAAATGACTGGATATGCCGGTGGAATTCCCAATAAACGTTTTCTGCTAAATTTTGAACAAAGCACTTAA
- a CDS encoding pyroglutamyl-peptidase I, which produces MKILVTGFTPFDNHERNPSLDILHSLPDVLDVAEIIKQPLPTEFERGAQLVTSAIDKHQPEFVLNIGQSDGRSGITPELVAVNLDDARMPDNIGAQPKNQVIHADGETEYFSNLPIKTIVRNIRDLGLASFISTSAGSYVCNHVMYEVQYLMHKKYPNMKSGFIHVPSNYSDNDSTPTMALDDEVDGIKIALLTMLYHLDDNITLDHPYD; this is translated from the coding sequence ATGAAAATTTTAGTAACCGGTTTTACCCCGTTCGATAATCACGAACGGAACCCATCATTGGATATTTTACACTCACTACCTGATGTTTTAGATGTGGCCGAGATTATTAAACAGCCACTGCCAACTGAGTTTGAACGAGGGGCCCAGTTAGTCACTAGTGCAATCGATAAACACCAACCAGAGTTTGTTTTAAATATTGGCCAATCCGATGGACGAAGTGGCATCACCCCGGAATTAGTGGCAGTTAATTTGGATGATGCTAGAATGCCTGATAACATTGGGGCACAACCTAAAAATCAGGTGATTCATGCTGATGGCGAGACCGAATACTTTAGTAACCTCCCAATTAAAACGATCGTAAGGAATATTCGGGACTTAGGGTTGGCTAGTTTTATTTCTACTTCTGCTGGCAGTTATGTTTGTAACCATGTAATGTATGAGGTTCAGTATCTGATGCATAAAAAATATCCTAATATGAAGTCGGGATTCATTCATGTGCCATCTAACTACTCTGATAATGATAGTACTCCTACAATGGCGCTGGATGATGAAGTGGATGGAATTAAAATTGCCTTGTTAACAATGCTTTACCACTTAGATGACAATATTACATTAGATCATCCTTATGATTAA
- a CDS encoding M20/M25/M40 family metallo-hydrolase, with protein MTEHTFYEYVKAHTTDFFDYIRFRSISAQNQEIPETADWLVQQFNALNAQQATKWNDQGGNPVVFAEFKGHSDKTILFYNHYDVQPPEPLAEWRSDPFEPTVNDGKIYARGICDDKGELMSRLTAIQYFQTHGGLPVNVKFFVEGGEEVGSPHIEDYVAAHREALSSDVCIWEGGGKDENDHFQITCGLKGIVDFDLSVTTADKDIHSSLAAYAPNAAWRLVQALASLRSPDGKVLVKGFYDDIEPLDDTTRAFISKMQFNAEKAANNVGLKRSLITDDPAYQLVNGATMTINGISSGYEGDGIKTIIPKAASAKADCRLAPGQDPEKVFDLISKQLVANGFTDVKLHYNIGEKPFRTNMNDPFVKLNERVAKSVYGNNVAVIPNTPGGGPAYPFYDVLHDPILMVGIHYAGSGPHAPNEHIRVTDYQQGTVFMMELLDAYGKEGEADAK; from the coding sequence ATGACTGAACACACCTTCTATGAATACGTTAAAGCGCACACAACTGACTTTTTTGATTACATACGATTTCGAAGTATTTCGGCACAAAATCAGGAAATTCCTGAAACTGCCGACTGGCTAGTCCAGCAATTTAATGCACTGAATGCACAACAAGCGACTAAATGGAATGATCAGGGGGGCAACCCCGTCGTCTTTGCGGAGTTCAAGGGCCATTCTGATAAAACAATCTTATTTTATAACCATTACGATGTTCAACCCCCAGAACCATTAGCTGAGTGGCGGAGTGATCCGTTTGAACCAACAGTCAATGATGGCAAAATTTATGCCCGTGGAATTTGTGATGATAAGGGTGAATTAATGTCTCGACTGACGGCGATTCAATACTTTCAGACTCACGGTGGCCTGCCGGTAAACGTTAAATTCTTTGTAGAAGGGGGCGAAGAAGTGGGCAGTCCCCACATTGAAGACTACGTTGCTGCCCATCGAGAAGCATTAAGTTCTGATGTTTGTATTTGGGAAGGTGGCGGTAAGGACGAAAATGATCACTTTCAAATTACCTGTGGCCTTAAGGGGATTGTTGATTTCGACTTATCAGTCACCACTGCTGATAAGGATATTCATTCATCGCTGGCTGCTTATGCACCTAACGCTGCTTGGCGATTAGTCCAGGCCCTTGCTTCATTACGTAGCCCTGATGGGAAGGTATTAGTGAAGGGTTTTTATGATGATATTGAACCGTTAGATGATACGACCAGAGCTTTTATATCTAAAATGCAATTCAATGCGGAGAAAGCCGCTAATAACGTGGGCCTAAAGCGGAGCTTAATTACTGATGATCCAGCATATCAACTGGTGAATGGTGCTACCATGACGATTAACGGGATCTCATCTGGTTACGAGGGGGATGGAATTAAGACCATCATCCCGAAGGCGGCTTCTGCTAAGGCGGATTGCAGATTGGCACCGGGGCAGGATCCGGAAAAGGTGTTCGATTTAATTAGCAAGCAATTGGTAGCTAATGGCTTTACTGATGTAAAGCTGCACTATAATATCGGCGAGAAACCCTTCCGGACCAACATGAATGATCCGTTTGTAAAGTTAAATGAACGGGTTGCTAAGTCCGTTTATGGCAATAACGTGGCAGTGATTCCAAATACCCCTGGCGGTGGGCCTGCATATCCATTTTATGACGTATTACACGATCCAATTTTGATGGTTGGCATTCACTATGCCGGTAGTGGTCCCCATGCGCCAAATGAACACATTCGGGTTACTGATTATCAACAAGGAACTGTCTTTATGATGGAATTATTGGATGCCTATGGTAAGGAAGGGGAGGCCGATGCGAAATGA